The Cannabis sativa cultivar Pink pepper isolate KNU-18-1 unplaced genomic scaffold, ASM2916894v1 Contig3, whole genome shotgun sequence genome window below encodes:
- the LOC115710683 gene encoding uncharacterized protein LOC115710683 yields MGGGMEANKNKFIEEWGSARENLEHNFRWTRRNFALIGLFGIAIPIFVYKGIVKEFHMQDEDNGRPYRKFM; encoded by the coding sequence ATGGGGGGAGGAATGGAAGCGAACAAGAACAAGTTCATAGAGGAGTGGGGTTCTGCAAGAGAGAATCTTGAGCACAACTTCCGTTGGACACGCCGCAACTTTGCCCTTATTGGATTGTTCGGCATAGCCATCCCAATCTTCGTCTACAAGGGTATTGTCAAAGAATTTCATATGCAAGATGAAGATAACGGTAGACCATACAGGAAATTTATGTGA
- the LOC115704657 gene encoding uncharacterized protein LOC115704657: MGGNGREENFVYRISIAEEWEELQRNGSTFGGDLDKSSRFIHLSDHNQVQSTLQNFFLNTNHELYLLQIDANKLGDGLVYEKADESNSFPHFYGPSGSFIPLPLDAVTRAEKLSFVDSRFSCPLLD, translated from the exons ATGGGTGGTAATGGAAGAGAGGAAAACTTTGTGTACCGGATCAGCATAGCAGAAGAATGGGAAGAGTTGCAGAGAAATGGCTCTACTTTCGGCGGAGACCTTGATAAATCTTCTCGGTTCATTCACCTTAGCGATCATAACCAG GTACAGTCCACTCTGCAAAATTTCTTCCTCAACACCAACCATGAGCTGTACCTCCTCCAAATCGATGCCAACAAG CTTGGGGATGGATTGGTATATGAGAAAGCGGATGAGTCGAATAGTTTCCCCCATTTTTATGGACCATCTGGAAGTTTCATACCTCTTCCTTTAGATGCTGTTACAAGAGCTGAGAAACTCTCCTTTGTCGATAGCCGATTCAGCTGTCCTTTGCTCGACTAA
- the LOC133033190 gene encoding ADP-ribosylation factor-like, giving the protein MLSINRIKENNCILSRSKDSSFSSSFRERKSRTSENALHCHKPLSFFSLLRMGLSFTKLFSRLFAKKEMRILMVGLDAAGKTTILYKLKLGEIVTTIPTIGFNVETVEYKNISFTVWDVGGQDKIRPLWRHYFQNTQGLIFVVDSNDRDRVVEARDELHRMLNEDELRDAVLLVFANKQDLPNAMNAAEITDKLGLHSLRQRHWYIQSTCATSGEGLYEGLDWLSNNIANKA; this is encoded by the exons ATGTTGTCTATAAATAGAATAAAAGAGAATAATTGTATTCTCTCTCGCTCGAAGGACAGCTCCTTTTCTTCTTcgtttagagagagaaaatcAAGGACCTCAGAGAACGCTCTCCATTGCCACAAAcctctctcttttttctctctTCTCAG AATGGGGCTGTCTTTCACCAAGCTCTTCAGCCGGCTTTTTGCCAAGAAAGAGATGCGTATACTTATGGTGGGTCTCGATGCGGCTGGTAAGACTACTATTTTATACAAGCTCAAGCTCGGGGAGATTGTCACCACCATTCCAACTATTG GATTTAACGTGGAGACCGTGGAATACAAGAACATTAGCTTTACCGTCTGGGATGTTGGGGGCCAAGATAAG ATCCGACCCTTGTGGAGACATTATTTCCAGAACACACAGGGTCTAATCTTTGTTGTTGATAGCAATGACCGAGACCGTGTAGTTGAAGCCAGGGATGAGTTGCACAGAATGTTGAATGAG GATGAGCTCAGGGATGCAGTGCTGCTAGTATTTGCAAACAAACAAGATCTTCCTAATGCTATGAATGCAGCTGAGATAACTGATAAGCTCGGTCTCCATTCACTTCGTCAACGTCATTG GTATATCCAGAGCACATGTGCAACCTCAGGTGAAGGGTTGTATGAGGGACTTGACTGGCTTTCAAACAACATTGCCAACAAG GCGTAG